The following proteins come from a genomic window of Streptomyces sp. NBC_00539:
- a CDS encoding ABC transporter permease: protein MTVMKTARRNFVAHKGRMALSAIAVLLSVAFVCGTLVFTDTMNTTFDKLFAVTSSDVTVSPKQPDEGKAPGDSGKPEVLAGPVVERVSKIEGVKTAEGGVISAAVTVVNAKNENLGSDGGAPTLAGNWTENELKSMKITSGRAPRGPTEVMIDADTAKKHHLALGDDIRTIAVTGDNRAKISGIASFTVTNPGATVVYLDTATAQQLLLGAPGAFTHVNVTAKDGVGDEQLKRNIAKAVGADTYKLQTAKESADANRKSVGSFLNVMKYAMLGFALIAFLVGIFLIFNTFSMLVAQRTREIGLMRAIGADRKQINRSVLVEAFLLGVVGSVLGVGAGVGLAVGLMKLMGQMGMDLSTDDLTVAWTTPAVGLFLGILVTVVSAYIPGRRAGKVSPMAALREAGTPGDKRAGRIRAAFGLVLTGLGGAALFLASAADKATQGSLWLGLGVVLTLIGFIVVGPFLAGIVVRLLSAPVLRPFGSVGRLAERNALRNPRRTGATAAALMIGLALVACLSVVGSSMVASATAELDKSVGADYIVSSPSGQPVVPQAERAMRAAANLDHVTAYREIPVKITAPDGSSGDYGLGATDPTYAKDIRRTMTAGEHAAAYGANAMSVGSLYATEHHLKVGDELTVAFNGGKTAKLRIAAITSDDGNLDKGMKYISTAVAEANLPADALPRPFMLLATAKSGQADAAYDGVKAALAQYPQYKVLNQADYKQVLRDQVGQLLNIVYGLLALAIIVAVLGVVNTLALSVVERTREIGLMRAIGLSRRQLRRMIRLESVVIALFGALLGLGLGMGWGATAQRLLALEGLKVLEIPWPTILGVFAGSALVGLFAALVPAFRAGRMNVLNAIATD, encoded by the coding sequence TCTCCGTCGCCTTCGTCTGCGGCACCCTGGTGTTCACGGACACCATGAACACCACCTTCGACAAGCTGTTCGCGGTCACCAGTTCCGACGTCACGGTCAGCCCGAAGCAGCCCGACGAGGGCAAGGCGCCCGGTGACAGCGGCAAGCCCGAGGTGCTCGCCGGCCCGGTCGTCGAACGCGTCTCGAAGATCGAAGGCGTGAAGACCGCCGAGGGCGGTGTGATCTCGGCGGCCGTCACCGTCGTCAACGCCAAGAACGAGAACCTCGGTTCGGACGGCGGTGCCCCGACCCTCGCGGGCAACTGGACCGAGAACGAGCTCAAGTCCATGAAGATCACCTCCGGTCGGGCCCCGCGCGGCCCGACCGAGGTGATGATCGACGCCGACACCGCGAAGAAGCACCACCTCGCGCTCGGGGACGACATCCGCACGATCGCCGTCACCGGCGACAACCGGGCCAAGATCAGCGGTATCGCCTCCTTCACCGTGACCAACCCGGGCGCCACCGTCGTCTACCTCGACACCGCCACCGCCCAGCAGCTGCTGCTCGGCGCCCCCGGCGCGTTCACGCACGTCAACGTCACCGCCAAGGACGGGGTCGGCGACGAGCAGCTCAAGCGGAACATCGCGAAGGCCGTCGGCGCGGACACCTACAAGCTGCAGACCGCGAAGGAATCCGCGGACGCCAACCGCAAGAGCGTCGGCTCGTTCCTGAACGTGATGAAGTACGCGATGCTCGGCTTCGCGCTGATCGCCTTCCTGGTCGGCATCTTCCTCATCTTCAACACGTTCTCGATGCTGGTCGCCCAGCGCACCCGCGAGATCGGACTGATGCGTGCCATCGGCGCCGACCGCAAGCAGATCAACCGCTCCGTCCTCGTCGAGGCCTTCCTGCTCGGTGTCGTCGGCTCGGTCCTGGGCGTCGGCGCCGGGGTGGGTCTGGCCGTCGGCCTGATGAAGCTCATGGGCCAGATGGGCATGGACCTGTCCACCGACGACCTGACCGTCGCCTGGACCACCCCCGCCGTCGGCCTGTTCCTCGGCATCCTCGTCACCGTCGTCTCCGCCTACATCCCCGGCCGCCGCGCCGGGAAGGTCTCGCCGATGGCCGCGCTGCGCGAGGCCGGCACACCCGGCGACAAGCGGGCCGGCCGCATCCGGGCCGCCTTCGGCCTGGTCCTGACCGGGCTCGGCGGCGCCGCGCTCTTCCTCGCCTCGGCCGCCGACAAGGCCACCCAGGGCTCGCTGTGGCTGGGGCTGGGCGTCGTCCTGACCCTCATCGGGTTCATCGTGGTCGGCCCCTTCCTCGCCGGGATCGTCGTACGGCTGCTGTCCGCGCCGGTGCTGCGGCCCTTCGGCTCCGTCGGCAGGCTCGCCGAACGCAACGCGCTGCGCAACCCGCGGCGCACCGGCGCCACCGCCGCCGCGCTGATGATCGGTCTGGCGCTGGTCGCCTGCCTGTCGGTGGTCGGCTCCTCGATGGTGGCCTCCGCGACCGCCGAGCTCGACAAGTCGGTCGGCGCGGACTACATCGTCAGCTCCCCGTCCGGACAGCCGGTCGTGCCGCAGGCCGAACGGGCGATGCGCGCCGCCGCCAACCTGGACCACGTCACCGCCTACCGCGAGATCCCGGTGAAGATCACCGCTCCCGACGGGTCCAGCGGAGACTACGGCCTGGGCGCGACGGACCCCACGTACGCCAAGGACATCCGGCGCACGATGACGGCCGGCGAGCACGCGGCGGCGTACGGGGCGAACGCGATGTCGGTCGGCTCGCTCTACGCCACCGAGCACCACCTGAAGGTGGGTGACGAGCTGACGGTCGCCTTCAACGGCGGTAAGACGGCCAAGCTGAGGATCGCGGCGATCACCAGCGACGACGGCAACCTCGACAAGGGGATGAAGTACATCAGCACGGCCGTCGCCGAGGCGAACCTGCCGGCCGACGCGCTGCCGCGCCCCTTCATGCTGCTGGCCACCGCCAAGTCCGGGCAGGCGGACGCCGCCTACGACGGGGTCAAGGCCGCGCTGGCGCAGTACCCGCAGTACAAGGTGCTCAACCAGGCCGACTACAAGCAGGTCCTGCGCGACCAGGTGGGCCAGCTGCTGAACATCGTCTACGGGCTGCTCGCCCTCGCGATCATCGTCGCCGTGCTGGGTGTGGTGAACACCCTGGCGCTCTCGGTGGTCGAGCGGACCCGGGAGATCGGCCTGATGCGTGCCATCGGCCTGTCCCGGCGTCAGCTGCGCCGCATGATCCGCCTGGAGTCGGTGGTCATCGCCCTGTTCGGCGCGCTGCTCGGCCTCGGTCTGGGCATGGGCTGGGGCGCGACGGCGCAGCGGCTGCTGGCGCTCGAAGGGCTGAAGGTGCTGGAGATCCCGTGGCCGACGATCCTCGGGGTGTTCGCCGGCTCGGCCCTGGTGGGCCTGTTCGCCGCACTGGTCCCGGCGTTCCGGGCGGGGCGGATGAACGTACTGAACGCGATCGCCACCGACTAG
- a CDS encoding DUF2079 domain-containing protein translates to MSRKYRPNVPRRPAARVHPPDPDRQREHHRVTTDAITGPAAVPRDTAGRDLRRAEPYALAALLFAAYAVLSLSRHRRMEATSWDLGIFEQAVRAYAHLQAPVADLKGPGANILGDHFSPVIAVLAPLYRVFPGPATLLLAQAALFAVSAVPVTRAATRLLGRAPGLCVGAAYGLGWGIQRAVDFEFHEVCFAVPLLAFALEALLAGRPGAALLWGLPLLLVKEDLGFTLAALALLVARQARRTDRRAAAAAALTAVLAVLAAVLVFTVVIPAFGSGYAYWEKVGGASPTAGLATKVDTLAWVLVPTTGLLALRSPLLLVALPTLGWRFLSGDEHYWSTDWHYSAVLMPVASLALADALDRSRRATRPWLRAYAVHLPGALLAAALTLSATTLPLERLGHRSTYTTPARVTEADRLLARIPDGASVEADTPPLSRLTSRCRVYWIGSAPGVLPAFVAFDTSSGWAGDDPVAGAVRLHPGARFGVLGEAGGIIVLQRL, encoded by the coding sequence ATGTCCCGGAAGTACCGACCGAACGTGCCGCGTCGCCCCGCCGCAAGGGTTCATCCCCCTGACCCCGACCGGCAGAGGGAGCACCACCGCGTGACGACTGACGCCATAACCGGGCCCGCCGCCGTCCCCCGGGACACGGCGGGCCGGGACCTCCGCCGCGCCGAGCCGTACGCACTGGCCGCCCTGCTGTTCGCCGCCTACGCCGTGCTCTCCCTCTCCCGCCACCGGCGCATGGAAGCCACCTCCTGGGACCTGGGCATCTTCGAGCAGGCGGTCAGGGCGTACGCGCACCTCCAGGCGCCCGTCGCCGACCTCAAGGGCCCCGGCGCCAACATCCTCGGCGACCACTTCAGCCCCGTCATCGCCGTGCTCGCACCCCTGTACCGGGTCTTCCCCGGCCCCGCCACACTGCTCCTCGCGCAGGCCGCCCTGTTCGCCGTCTCCGCGGTACCCGTCACCCGCGCCGCGACCCGTCTGCTCGGCCGGGCCCCGGGCCTGTGCGTGGGCGCCGCGTACGGACTGGGCTGGGGCATCCAGCGGGCCGTCGACTTCGAGTTCCACGAGGTCTGCTTCGCCGTACCGCTGCTCGCCTTCGCGCTGGAGGCGCTGCTCGCCGGCCGCCCCGGGGCCGCGCTGCTGTGGGGGCTGCCCCTGCTCCTCGTCAAGGAGGACCTCGGCTTCACCCTCGCCGCCCTGGCCCTGCTCGTCGCCCGGCAGGCCCGGCGCACCGACCGGCGGGCCGCGGCGGCCGCCGCCCTGACCGCCGTCCTCGCCGTCCTGGCGGCCGTCCTCGTGTTCACCGTCGTGATTCCGGCCTTCGGCAGCGGCTACGCCTACTGGGAGAAGGTCGGGGGCGCCTCGCCGACGGCCGGGCTCGCCACCAAAGTGGACACCCTCGCCTGGGTGCTGGTCCCCACCACCGGGCTGCTGGCCCTGCGCTCCCCGCTGCTGCTGGTGGCCCTGCCCACCCTCGGCTGGCGGTTCCTGTCCGGCGACGAGCACTACTGGTCCACCGACTGGCACTACAGCGCCGTCCTCATGCCGGTGGCCTCCCTCGCGCTGGCCGACGCCCTCGACAGGTCCCGCCGTGCCACCCGGCCGTGGCTGCGCGCCTACGCCGTCCACCTGCCCGGCGCCCTCCTCGCGGCCGCCCTCACCCTCAGCGCCACCACCCTCCCCCTGGAACGGCTGGGGCACCGGTCCACGTACACCACGCCCGCCCGCGTCACCGAGGCCGACCGGCTCCTGGCCCGGATCCCGGACGGGGCGAGCGTGGAGGCCGACACCCCGCCGCTGTCCCGGCTGACCTCGCGCTGTCGGGTCTACTGGATCGGCTCCGCCCCGGGCGTGCTCCCGGCCTTCGTCGCCTTCGACACCTCCTCCGGCTGGGCCGGCGACGACCCGGTCGCCGGCGCCGTCCGCCTGCACCCCGGCGCCCGGTTCGGGGTGCTCGGCGAGGCCGGCGGGATCATCGTCCTCCAACGGCTGTGA
- the mfd gene encoding transcription-repair coupling factor, giving the protein MSLHGLLDAVTRDPALAEAVAAAGDGNRMHVDLVGPPAARPFAIAALARRTGRTVLAVTATGREAEDLAAALRSFLPADEVAEYPSWETLPHERLSPRSDTVGRRLAVLRRLTHPSEDDPAAGPVSVVVAPIRSVLQPQVKGLGELVPVSLRQGESVDLGQVTGALAAAAYARVELVEKRGEFAVRGGILDVFPPTEEHPLRVEFWGDEVEEIRYFKVADQRSLEIAEHGLWAPPCRELLLTDEVRERAAALAEEHPELGEMLNKIAEGIAVEGMESLAPVLVDDMELLLDVLPAGSMAVVCDPERVRTRAADLVATSQEFLMASWAATAGGGSAPIDVGAASLRGIADVREHARELGMMWWSVSPFAADEEAAGSDTLKLGMHAPEAYRGDTARALADTKGWIADGWYTVYLTEGHGPAARTVEVLGGEGIAARLEADLRTLEPSLVHVSCASLDQGFVDPALKIAVLTETDLTGQRTASKDLGRMPTRRRKSIDPLTLETGDYIVHEQHGVGRYIEMVQRTVQGATREYLLVEYAPAKRGQPGDRLYIPTDQLEQVTKYVGGEAPTLHRLGGADWTKTKARAKKAVKEIAADLIKLYSARMAAPGHTFGPDTPWQRELEDAFPYAETPDQLTTIAEVKEDMEKSVPMDRLICGDVGYGKTEIAVRAAFKAVQDGKQVAVLVPTTLLVQQHFGTFSERYSQFPVNVRALSRFQSDTESKATLEGLREGSVDVVIGTHRLFSQETKFKDLGLVIVDEEQRFGVEHKEQLKKLRANVDVLTMSATPIPRTLEMAVTGIREMSTITTPPEERHPVLTFVGPYEEKQIGAAIRRELLREGQCFYIHNRVESIDRAAAKLREIVPEARIATAHGQMSEQALEQVVVDFWEKKFDVLVSTTIVESGIDISNANTLIVERGDNFGLSQLHQLRGRVGRSRERGYAYFLYPPEKPLTETAHERLATIAQHTEMGAGMYVAMKDLEIRGAGNLLGGEQSGHIAGVGFDLYIRMVGEAVADYRAAVEGAVEEEPALEVKIELPVDAHVPHDYAPGERLRLQAYRSIASANSEADIKAVREELTDRYGKLPEPVENLLLVAGLRMLARACGVGDITLQGNNIRFGPVELRESQELRLKRLYPGAVLKPATSQVLIPRPKTAKVGGKPLVGRELLGWTGEFLTTILGS; this is encoded by the coding sequence ATGAGCCTGCACGGACTGCTCGACGCCGTCACCCGGGACCCCGCCCTCGCCGAGGCGGTCGCGGCGGCCGGGGACGGCAACCGGATGCACGTCGACCTGGTCGGCCCGCCCGCCGCCCGGCCCTTCGCGATCGCGGCGCTGGCCCGGCGCACCGGGCGGACGGTGCTCGCGGTGACCGCCACCGGGCGGGAGGCGGAGGACCTCGCGGCCGCGCTGCGGTCCTTCCTGCCCGCGGACGAGGTGGCGGAGTACCCCTCCTGGGAGACGCTTCCGCACGAGCGGCTGTCGCCGCGCAGCGACACCGTGGGCCGGCGGCTCGCGGTGCTGCGCCGGCTCACGCACCCCAGCGAGGACGACCCGGCGGCCGGTCCCGTCAGCGTCGTGGTCGCGCCGATCCGCTCGGTGCTCCAGCCGCAGGTCAAGGGGCTGGGCGAGCTGGTGCCGGTGAGCTTGCGGCAGGGCGAGAGCGTCGATCTGGGGCAGGTCACCGGGGCGCTGGCCGCCGCCGCGTACGCGCGGGTCGAGCTGGTGGAGAAGCGCGGCGAGTTCGCCGTGCGCGGCGGCATCCTCGACGTGTTCCCGCCCACCGAGGAGCACCCGCTGCGCGTGGAGTTCTGGGGTGACGAGGTCGAGGAGATCCGTTACTTCAAGGTCGCCGACCAGCGGTCCCTGGAGATCGCCGAGCACGGGCTGTGGGCGCCGCCGTGCCGGGAGCTGCTGCTGACCGACGAGGTGCGGGAGCGGGCGGCGGCGCTGGCCGAGGAGCACCCGGAGCTCGGCGAGATGCTGAACAAGATCGCCGAGGGGATCGCGGTGGAGGGCATGGAGTCGCTCGCGCCCGTCCTCGTCGACGACATGGAACTGCTGCTCGACGTGCTGCCGGCCGGGTCCATGGCGGTGGTCTGCGACCCCGAGCGGGTCCGGACCCGGGCCGCGGACCTCGTGGCGACCTCGCAGGAGTTCCTGATGGCGTCCTGGGCGGCGACCGCAGGCGGCGGCTCCGCCCCCATCGACGTCGGCGCGGCCTCGCTGCGCGGCATCGCGGACGTACGGGAGCACGCGCGCGAGCTGGGCATGATGTGGTGGTCGGTGTCCCCCTTCGCCGCGGACGAGGAAGCGGCCGGGAGCGACACCCTCAAGCTGGGCATGCACGCCCCCGAGGCGTACCGCGGCGACACCGCCCGCGCGCTCGCCGACACCAAGGGGTGGATCGCCGACGGCTGGTACACCGTCTACCTGACCGAGGGCCACGGCCCGGCCGCCCGTACCGTCGAGGTGCTCGGCGGCGAGGGCATCGCGGCCCGTCTGGAGGCGGACCTGCGCACCCTGGAGCCGTCGCTCGTGCACGTGTCGTGCGCCTCGCTCGACCAGGGATTCGTGGACCCCGCCCTCAAGATCGCCGTCCTGACCGAGACCGACCTGACGGGCCAGCGCACCGCCAGCAAGGACCTGGGCCGGATGCCGACCCGGCGCCGCAAGTCCATCGACCCCCTCACGCTGGAGACCGGCGACTACATCGTGCACGAGCAGCACGGCGTGGGCCGCTACATCGAGATGGTGCAGCGCACGGTCCAGGGCGCCACCCGCGAGTACCTCCTGGTGGAGTACGCGCCCGCCAAGCGCGGCCAGCCCGGCGACCGGCTGTACATCCCCACCGACCAGCTGGAGCAGGTCACCAAGTACGTCGGCGGCGAGGCCCCGACCCTGCACCGGCTCGGCGGCGCGGACTGGACGAAGACCAAGGCGCGCGCGAAGAAGGCCGTCAAGGAGATCGCCGCCGACCTGATCAAGCTGTACAGCGCGCGGATGGCGGCCCCCGGCCACACCTTCGGCCCGGACACGCCCTGGCAGCGGGAGCTGGAGGACGCCTTCCCGTACGCGGAGACCCCCGACCAGCTCACCACCATCGCCGAGGTCAAGGAGGACATGGAGAAGTCCGTCCCCATGGACCGCCTGATCTGCGGCGACGTCGGCTACGGCAAGACCGAGATCGCGGTCCGCGCGGCCTTCAAGGCGGTCCAGGACGGCAAGCAGGTCGCCGTGCTCGTCCCCACCACGCTTCTGGTGCAGCAGCACTTCGGGACCTTCTCCGAGCGCTACAGCCAGTTCCCCGTCAACGTGAGGGCGCTGTCGCGCTTCCAGTCCGACACCGAGTCCAAGGCCACCTTGGAGGGGCTGCGCGAGGGCTCGGTGGACGTGGTCATCGGCACGCACCGCCTCTTCTCGCAGGAGACGAAGTTCAAGGACCTGGGCCTGGTCATCGTCGACGAGGAGCAGCGCTTCGGCGTCGAGCACAAGGAGCAGCTCAAGAAGCTGCGCGCCAACGTCGACGTGCTGACGATGTCCGCCACGCCGATCCCGCGCACCCTGGAGATGGCGGTGACCGGCATCCGCGAGATGTCGACGATCACCACCCCGCCGGAGGAGCGGCACCCGGTGCTCACCTTCGTCGGCCCGTACGAGGAGAAGCAGATCGGCGCGGCCATCCGGCGCGAACTGCTGCGCGAGGGCCAGTGCTTCTACATCCACAACCGGGTCGAGTCCATCGACCGGGCCGCCGCGAAACTGCGGGAGATCGTGCCCGAGGCGCGGATCGCGACGGCGCACGGACAGATGTCCGAACAGGCCCTGGAGCAGGTCGTCGTGGACTTCTGGGAGAAGAAGTTCGACGTGCTCGTCTCCACCACGATCGTCGAGTCGGGCATCGACATCTCCAACGCCAACACCCTCATCGTCGAGCGCGGCGACAACTTCGGCCTCTCCCAGCTGCACCAGCTGCGCGGCCGCGTCGGCCGCAGCCGCGAGCGCGGGTACGCGTACTTCCTCTACCCGCCGGAGAAGCCGCTGACCGAGACCGCGCACGAGCGGCTCGCGACGATCGCCCAGCACACCGAGATGGGCGCCGGCATGTACGTGGCGATGAAGGACCTGGAGATCCGCGGCGCGGGCAACCTGCTGGGCGGCGAGCAGTCCGGCCACATCGCGGGCGTCGGCTTCGACCTGTACATCCGCATGGTCGGCGAGGCCGTCGCCGACTACCGGGCCGCGGTCGAGGGCGCCGTGGAGGAGGAGCCGGCGCTGGAGGTGAAGATCGAGCTGCCCGTCGACGCGCACGTCCCGCACGACTACGCGCCCGGCGAGCGGCTGCGCCTGCAGGCGTACCGGTCCATCGCGTCGGCGAACTCCGAGGCCGACATCAAGGCCGTGCGCGAGGAGCTGACCGACCGCTACGGCAAGCTGCCCGAGCCGGTGGAGAACCTGCTGCTGGTGGCGGGGCTGCGGATGCTGGCCCGCGCCTGCGGGGTCGGCGACATCACCCTGCAGGGCAACAACATCCGGTTCGGGCCGGTGGAGTTGCGCGAATCGCAGGAGCTGCGGCTCAAGCGGCTCTACCCGGGAGCGGTGCTCAAGCCCGCCACCTCACAGGTGCTCATCCCGCGGCCGAAGACCGCGAAGGTCGGCGGGAAGCCACTGGTCGGGCGGGAGCTGCTGGGGTGGACCGGGGAGTTCCTCACCACCATCCTCGGCTCGTAA
- a CDS encoding protein kinase domain-containing protein, whose protein sequence is MTDRLIGERYQLASLLGQGGMGQVWTAYDRRLDRRVAVKLLRPDKVAGPGTVAEELRRRFVRECRVTAQVDHPGLVTVHDAGNDGDELFLVMGHVDGSNLADHLAEHSPYPWQWAVAVVAQLCSVLSAVHAVPIVHRDLKPRNVMVRPDGTVLVLDLGVASVMDTDTTRLTNTGTPIGSPAYMAPEQAMGGAVGPYTDLYALGVLLYELLSGNVPFAGSTALGVLHRHLYEPPAPVRPGRPEVPHALEAVLLHLLAKDPQDRPASAQAVYEALAPLLPRQGGAPAGPLDPTRPFLRPQAPWPDRATTPQAPPQPPAAPRPDIPGAVDEARKLLDQGQLTQAGDILGGILPAAAAEHGEHSPVVRSLRKQYAATLMDDGQYRRALPELRWLAEQFPAGDAQSLRFRYDAAQCLEQLGEPAAALAEYRSLLPLFENHYANPDPGLPLEVRRRIAHLLLSMGDRAAAHDTLVRLLFDADRLHGPAHPLPSEIRRTLQWLGQVR, encoded by the coding sequence GTGACCGACCGGCTCATCGGCGAGCGCTACCAGCTCGCCTCCCTCCTCGGCCAGGGCGGCATGGGCCAGGTGTGGACCGCCTACGACCGGCGCCTGGACCGCCGCGTCGCCGTCAAACTGCTGCGCCCCGACAAGGTCGCCGGTCCCGGCACCGTCGCCGAGGAGCTGCGCCGCCGCTTCGTACGCGAATGCCGGGTCACCGCGCAGGTCGACCACCCCGGCCTGGTCACGGTCCACGACGCGGGCAACGACGGCGACGAACTGTTCCTGGTGATGGGCCACGTCGACGGCTCCAACCTGGCCGACCACCTCGCGGAGCACAGCCCCTACCCGTGGCAGTGGGCCGTCGCGGTGGTCGCGCAGCTGTGCTCCGTGCTGTCGGCGGTGCACGCCGTGCCGATCGTGCACCGCGACTTGAAGCCCCGCAACGTCATGGTCCGCCCCGACGGCACCGTGCTGGTGCTGGACCTCGGCGTCGCCTCCGTGATGGACACCGACACCACCCGGCTCACCAACACCGGCACCCCCATCGGCAGCCCCGCCTACATGGCCCCCGAGCAGGCCATGGGCGGCGCGGTGGGCCCCTACACCGACCTGTACGCGCTCGGCGTGCTGCTGTACGAACTCCTCAGCGGCAACGTCCCCTTCGCCGGTTCGACGGCGCTGGGCGTCCTGCACCGGCACCTGTACGAGCCCCCGGCTCCGGTGCGCCCCGGGCGCCCGGAGGTCCCGCACGCGCTGGAGGCCGTACTCCTGCACCTGCTGGCCAAGGACCCGCAGGACCGGCCCGCCTCCGCGCAGGCGGTCTACGAGGCCCTCGCCCCGCTGCTGCCCCGCCAGGGCGGTGCCCCCGCCGGGCCGCTCGACCCGACCCGGCCGTTCCTGCGCCCCCAGGCCCCCTGGCCCGACCGCGCCACCACCCCCCAGGCCCCGCCGCAGCCCCCGGCCGCGCCCCGGCCGGACATCCCGGGAGCGGTGGACGAGGCGCGCAAGTTGCTGGACCAGGGGCAGCTCACCCAGGCCGGGGACATCCTCGGCGGCATCCTCCCGGCGGCCGCCGCCGAGCACGGGGAGCACTCGCCGGTGGTCCGCTCGCTGCGCAAGCAGTACGCGGCCACGCTGATGGACGACGGCCAGTACCGCCGGGCCCTGCCCGAACTGCGCTGGCTCGCCGAGCAGTTCCCGGCCGGGGACGCCCAGTCGCTGCGCTTCCGCTACGACGCCGCGCAGTGCCTCGAACAGCTCGGGGAACCGGCGGCGGCGCTCGCCGAATACCGCTCCCTGCTCCCGCTGTTCGAGAACCACTACGCCAACCCGGACCCCGGCCTGCCGCTGGAGGTCCGGCGCCGGATAGCGCACCTGCTGCTGTCCATGGGCGACCGGGCGGCGGCGCACGACACCCTGGTCCGCCTCCTGTTCGACGCGGACCGCCTCCACGGGCCGGCCCACCCGCTCCCCTCGGAGATCCGCCGCACCCTCCAGTGGCTCGGCCAGGTCCGCTGA